The following coding sequences lie in one Desmodus rotundus isolate HL8 chromosome 1, HLdesRot8A.1, whole genome shotgun sequence genomic window:
- the MAPK8IP3 gene encoding C-Jun-amino-terminal kinase-interacting protein 3 isoform X1: MMEIQMDEGGGVVVYQDDYCSGSVMSERVSGLAGSIYREFERLIHCYDEEVVKELMPLVVNVLENLDSVLSENQEHEVELELLREDNEQLLTQYEREKALRKQAEEKFIEFEDALEQEKKELQIQVEHYEFQTRQLELKAKNYADQTTCSLLVYTSQSFSRLEERESEMKKEYNALHQRHTEMIQTYVEHIERSKMQQVGGNSQTESSLPGRSPRQSWRKSRKERPTSLNVFPLTDGMVRAQMGGKLVPSGDHWHLSDLGQLQFSSTYQCPHDEMSESGQSSAAATPSTTGTKSNTPTSSVPSAAVTPLNESLQPLGDYGTGTKNSKRAREKRNSRNMEVQVTQEMRNVSIGMGSSDEWSDVQDIIDSTPELDMGREPRLDRTGNSPTQGIVNKAFGINTDSLYHELSTAGSEVIGDVDEGADLLGMGKEVGNLLLENSQLLETKNALNVVKNDLIAKVDQLSGEQEVLKGDLEAARQAKLRLESRIKDLEEELRRVKSEAIIARREPKEEGEDVSSYLCTELDKIPMAQRRRFTRVEMARVLMERNQYKERLMELQEAVRWTEMIRASREHPSVQEKKKSTIWQFFSRLFSSSSSPPPAKRSYPSVNIHYKSPTTAGFSQRRSHALCQISAGSRPLEFFPDDDCTSSARREQKREQYRQVREHVRNDDGRLQACGWSLPAKYKQLSPNGGQEDTRMKNVPVPVYCRPLVEKDPTMKLWCAAGVNLSGWKPSEDHTGNGVKLEPGSDPLTCNQEVEGEAKSNHTSPEKKKAKELPETDATSSRVWILTSTLTTSKVVIIDANQPGTVVDQFTVCNAHVLCISSIPAASDSDYPPGEIFLDSDVNPEDSGADGVLAGITLVGCATRCNVPRSNCSSRGDTPVLDKGQGEVATVANGKVNPSQSTEEATEATEVPDSGPSEAEAAAVRPGPLTEHVFTDPAPAQPPSAQPGSENGPEANSSGVQPEQEPSGDSKGASSSALPTMWLGAQNGWLYVHSAVSNWKKCLHSIKLKDSVLSLVHVKGRVLVALADGTLAIFHRGEDGQWDLSNYHLMDLGHPHHSIRCMAVVYDRVWCGYKNKVHVIQPKTMQIEKSFDAHPRRESQVRQLAWIGDGVWVSIRLDSTLRLYHAHTHQHLQDVDIEPYVSKMLGTGKLGFSFVRITALLIAGNRLWVGTGNGVVISIPLTETVVLHRGQLLGLRANKTSPTSGEGARPGGVIHVYGDDSTDKSASSFIPYCSMAQAQLCFHGHRDAVKFFVSVPGNVLATLNGSVLDSPSESPGPAAPASDAEGQKLKNVLVLSGGEGYIDFRIGDGEDDETEENAADVSQVKPMLSKAERSHIIVWQVSYSPE, translated from the exons AAATTCATTGAGTTTGAAGATGCCTTGGAACAAGAGAAGAAGGAGCTACAAATCCAGGTGGAACACTATGAGTTTCAGACCCGCCAGCTGGAACTGAAGGCCAAAAACTATGCAGATCAGA CCACTTGCTCACTTCTGGTCTACACTTCACAATCCT TTTCCCGGTTGGAGGAGCGGGAATCAGAGATGAAGAAGGAGTACAATGCTTTGCACCAGCGACACACAGAG ATGATACAGACCTACGTGGAGCACATCGAGAGGTCCAAGATGCAGCAAGTTGGGGGAAACAGCCAGACTGAGAGCAGCCTGCCCGGGCGAAG TCCTCGTCAGTCGTGGAGGAAAAG CAGGAAGGAGCGCCCCACCTCTCTGAATGTCTTCCCCCTGACCGACGGCATGGTACGTGCACAGATGGGGGGCAAGCTCGTGCCTTCGGGGGACCACTGGCACCTGAGTGACCTCGGCCAGCTGCAGTTCAGCTCCACCTACCAG TGTCCACATGATGAGATGTCCGAGTCAGGCCAGTCCTCAGCGGCTGCCACGCCCAGCACCACGGGCACCAAGTCCAACACACCCACATCCTCTGTGCCCTCGGCCGCAGTCACACCCCTCAACGAGAGCCTGCAGCCCCTGGGGGACTACGGCACTGGCACCAAGAACAGCAAGCGGGCCCGGGAAAAGCGCAACAGCCGCAACATGGAGGTTCAGGTCACGCAGGAGATGCGAAACGTCAGCATAG GCATGGGCAGCAGTGATGAGTGGTCTGATGTTCAAGACATTATTGACTCCACCCCAGAGCTGGACATGGGTCGGGAGCCCCGCCTAGACCGCACTGGCAACAG CCCAACCCAGGGGATCGTCAACAAGGCTTTTGGCATCAACACTGACTCCCTGTACCACGAGCTGTCAACTGCGGGGTCCGAGGTCATCGGGGACGTGGATGAAGGGGCCGACCTGCTAG GAATGGGCAAGGAAGTGGGGAATCTGCTGCTGGAGAACTCACAGCTTCTAGAAACCAA AAATGCTCTGAACGTAGTGAAGAATGACCTCATCGCCAAAGTGGACCAGCTGTCGGGGGAGCAGGAGGTGCTGAAGGGGGATTTAGAAGCTGCCAGGCAAGCCAAACTGAGGCTAGAGAGCCGCATCAAGGACCTGGAGGAGGAGCTGAGGAG AGTGAAGTCCGAGGCCATCATAGCTCGCCGTGAACCCAAAGAAGAGGGGGAGGATGTAAGCAGCTATCTCTGTACAGAATTG GACAAGATCCCCATGGCGCAGCGCCGCCGCTTCACACGGGTGGAGATGGCCCGTGTGCTTATGGAGCGCAACCAGTACAAGGAGCGGCTGATGGAGCTTCAGGAGGCCGTGCGGTGGACTGAGATGATCAG GGCATCCCGAGAGCACCCATCTGTCCAGGAGAAGAAGAAATCTACCATCTGGCAGTT CTTCAGCCGCCTCTTCAGCTCCTCGTCCAGCCCCCCTCCAGCCAAGCGGTCCTACCCCTCGGTGAACATCCATTACAAGTCGCCCACTACAGCTGGCTTCAGTCAGCGCCGGAGTCATGCCCTGTGCCAGATCTCAGCAGGCAGCCGGCCCCTGGAGTTCTTCCCAGATGA CGACTGTACCTCCTCTGCCAGGCGGGAGCAGAAGCGTGAGCAGTACCGCCAGGTGCGGGAGCACGTGCGCAACGACGACGGGCGGCTGCAGGCCTGCGGTTGGAGCCTGCCGGCCAAGTACAAGCAG CTGAGTCCCAATGGCGGCCAGGAGGACACGCGGATGAAGAACGTGCCTGTCCCTGTGTACTGCCGCCCTCTGGTGGAGAAAGATCCCACCATGAAG CTGTGGTGTGCCGCGGGTGTCAACTTGAGTGGGTGGAAACCCAGCGAGGACCACACTGGGAATGGAGTCAAGCTGGAGCCGGGCTCTGACCCTTTGACCTGCAACCAGGAAGTGGAAGGAGAGGCCAAGAGCAACCATACATCCCCCGAGAAGAAGAAG GCAAAGGAACTTCCTGAGACAGATGCCACCTCCAGCCGGGTGTGGATCCTCACCAGCACCCTGACTACCAGCAAAGTGGTGATCATCGATGCCAACCAGCCAGGCACCGTCGTGGATCAGTTCACCGTCTGCAATGCCCATGTCCTGTGCATCTCCAGCATCCCCG CGGCCAGCGACAGTGACTACCCTCCAGGGGAGATCTTCCTGGACAGTGACGTGAACCCTGAAGACTCTGGCGCAGACGGAGTGCTGGCCGGCATCACCCTAGTGGGCTGTGCCACCCGCTGCAATGTGCCGCGAAGCAACTGCTCCTCCCGAGGGGACACCCCAGTGCTGGACAAGGGCCAGG GGGAGGTGGCTACTGTTGCCAATGGGAAGGTCAACCCATCTCAGTCCACAGAGGAGGCCACAGAGGCCACAGAGGTCCCTGATTCCGGGCCCAGTGAGGCAGAGGCAGCTGCGGTGCGGCCTGGGCCCCTCACAGAACACGTCTTCACTGACCCGGCCCCTGCCCAACCCCCGAGTGCGCAGCCTGGCAG TGAAAATGGGCCGGAGGCCAACTCGAGTGGTGTGCAGCCTGAGCAGGAGCCCAGTGGAGACTCCAAGGGGGCCAGCAGCAGTGCCTTGCCCACCATGTGGCTGGGAGCCCAGAATGGCTG GTTGTATGTGCACTCGGCCGTGTCCAACTGGAAGAAGTGTCTGCACTCCATCAAGCTGAAGGACTCAGTGTTGAGCCTGGT GCACGTGAAAGGACGAGTGCTGGTGGCTCTGGCAGACGGGACTCTAGCCATCTTCCACCGAGGCGAAG ATGGCCAGTGGGACCTGAGCAACTATCACCTCATGGACCTGGGCCACCCACACCACTCCATACGCTGCATGGCAGTTGTGTACGACCGCGTCTGGTGCGGCTACAAGAACAAGGTGCACGTCATCCAGCCCAAGACCATGCAGATAGAG AAGTCATTTGATGCCCACCCACGGCGGGAGAGCCAGGTGAGGCAACTGGCGTGGATTGGCGATGGGGTGTGGGTATCCATCCGCTTGGACTCCACACTGCGGCTGTACCACGCCCACACCCACCAGCACCTGCAGGACGTGGACATCGAGCCCTATGTCAGCAAGATGCTGG gcacaGGCAAGCTGGGCTTCTCTTTTGTGCGCATCACGGCCCTGCTCATTGCGGGAAACCGGCTCTGGGTGGGCACCGGCAACGGAGTTGTCATCTCTATCCCATTGACCGAGA CTGTAGTCCTGCACCGAGGCCAACTCCTGGGGCTCCGAG cCAACAAGACATCCCCTACGTCTGGGGAGGGGGCCCGCCCAGGGGGCGTCATCCATGTGTACGGGGACGACAGCACTGACAAATCGGCTAGCAGTTTCATCCCATACTGCTCCatggcccaggcccagctctgttTCCATGGGCACCGGGATGCTGTCAAGTTCTTTGTCTCCGTGCCAG GGAATGTGTTGGCCACTCTAAATGGCAGCGTGCTGGACAGCCCATCGGAAAGCCCTGGGCCCGCTGCCCCTGCTTCAGATGCCGAGGGCCAGAAGCTGAAGAATGTGCTGGTGCTGAGCGGCGGGGAGGGCTACATTGACTTCCGCATTG GCGACGGAGAAGATGATGAGACGGAGGAGAATGCGGCAGACGTGAGCCAGGTGAAGCCCATGCTGTCCAAGGCTGAGCGCAGCCACATCATCGTGTGGCAGGTGTCCTACTCCCCTGAGTGA
- the MAPK8IP3 gene encoding C-Jun-amino-terminal kinase-interacting protein 3 isoform X5, with product MMEIQMDEGGGVVVYQDDYCSGSVMSERVSGLAGSIYREFERLIHCYDEEVVKELMPLVVNVLENLDSVLSENQEHEVELELLREDNEQLLTQYEREKALRKQAEEKFIEFEDALEQEKKELQIQVEHYEFQTRQLELKAKNYADQTTCSLLVYTSQSFSRLEERESEMKKEYNALHQRHTEMIQTYVEHIERSKMQQVGGNSQTESSLPGRSPRQSWRKSRKERPTSLNVFPLTDGMVRAQMGGKLVPSGDHWHLSDLGQLQFSSTYQCPHDEMSESGQSSAAATPSTTGTKSNTPTSSVPSAAVTPLNESLQPLGDYGTGTKNSKRAREKRNSRNMEVQVTQEMRNVSIGMGSSDEWSDVQDIIDSTPELDMGREPRLDRTGNSPTQGIVNKAFGINTDSLYHELSTAGSEVIGDVDEGADLLGMGKEVGNLLLENSQLLETKNALNVVKNDLIAKVDQLSGEQEVLKGDLEAARQAKLRLESRIKDLEEELRRVKSEAIIARREPKEEGEDDKIPMAQRRRFTRVEMARVLMERNQYKERLMELQEAVRWTEMIRASREHPSVQEKKKSTIWQFFSRLFSSSSSPPPAKRSYPSVNIHYKSPTTAGFSQRRSHALCQISAGSRPLEFFPDDDCTSSARREQKREQYRQVREHVRNDDGRLQACGWSLPAKYKQLSPNGGQEDTRMKNVPVPVYCRPLVEKDPTMKLWCAAGVNLSGWKPSEDHTGNGVKLEPGSDPLTCNQEVEGEAKSNHTSPEKKKAKELPETDATSSRVWILTSTLTTSKVVIIDANQPGTVVDQFTVCNAHVLCISSIPAASDSDYPPGEIFLDSDVNPEDSGADGVLAGITLVGCATRCNVPRSNCSSRGDTPVLDKGQGEVATVANGKVNPSQSTEEATEATEVPDSGPSEAEAAAVRPGPLTEHVFTDPAPAQPPSAQPGSENGPEANSSGVQPEQEPSGDSKGASSSALPTMWLGAQNGWLYVHSAVSNWKKCLHSIKLKDSVLSLVHVKGRVLVALADGTLAIFHRGEDGQWDLSNYHLMDLGHPHHSIRCMAVVYDRVWCGYKNKVHVIQPKTMQIEKSFDAHPRRESQVRQLAWIGDGVWVSIRLDSTLRLYHAHTHQHLQDVDIEPYVSKMLGTGKLGFSFVRITALLIAGNRLWVGTGNGVVISIPLTETVVLHRGQLLGLRANKTSPTSGEGARPGGVIHVYGDDSTDKSASSFIPYCSMAQAQLCFHGHRDAVKFFVSVPGNVLATLNGSVLDSPSESPGPAAPASDAEGQKLKNVLVLSGGEGYIDFRIGDGEDDETEENAADVSQVKPMLSKAERSHIIVWQVSYSPE from the exons AAATTCATTGAGTTTGAAGATGCCTTGGAACAAGAGAAGAAGGAGCTACAAATCCAGGTGGAACACTATGAGTTTCAGACCCGCCAGCTGGAACTGAAGGCCAAAAACTATGCAGATCAGA CCACTTGCTCACTTCTGGTCTACACTTCACAATCCT TTTCCCGGTTGGAGGAGCGGGAATCAGAGATGAAGAAGGAGTACAATGCTTTGCACCAGCGACACACAGAG ATGATACAGACCTACGTGGAGCACATCGAGAGGTCCAAGATGCAGCAAGTTGGGGGAAACAGCCAGACTGAGAGCAGCCTGCCCGGGCGAAG TCCTCGTCAGTCGTGGAGGAAAAG CAGGAAGGAGCGCCCCACCTCTCTGAATGTCTTCCCCCTGACCGACGGCATGGTACGTGCACAGATGGGGGGCAAGCTCGTGCCTTCGGGGGACCACTGGCACCTGAGTGACCTCGGCCAGCTGCAGTTCAGCTCCACCTACCAG TGTCCACATGATGAGATGTCCGAGTCAGGCCAGTCCTCAGCGGCTGCCACGCCCAGCACCACGGGCACCAAGTCCAACACACCCACATCCTCTGTGCCCTCGGCCGCAGTCACACCCCTCAACGAGAGCCTGCAGCCCCTGGGGGACTACGGCACTGGCACCAAGAACAGCAAGCGGGCCCGGGAAAAGCGCAACAGCCGCAACATGGAGGTTCAGGTCACGCAGGAGATGCGAAACGTCAGCATAG GCATGGGCAGCAGTGATGAGTGGTCTGATGTTCAAGACATTATTGACTCCACCCCAGAGCTGGACATGGGTCGGGAGCCCCGCCTAGACCGCACTGGCAACAG CCCAACCCAGGGGATCGTCAACAAGGCTTTTGGCATCAACACTGACTCCCTGTACCACGAGCTGTCAACTGCGGGGTCCGAGGTCATCGGGGACGTGGATGAAGGGGCCGACCTGCTAG GAATGGGCAAGGAAGTGGGGAATCTGCTGCTGGAGAACTCACAGCTTCTAGAAACCAA AAATGCTCTGAACGTAGTGAAGAATGACCTCATCGCCAAAGTGGACCAGCTGTCGGGGGAGCAGGAGGTGCTGAAGGGGGATTTAGAAGCTGCCAGGCAAGCCAAACTGAGGCTAGAGAGCCGCATCAAGGACCTGGAGGAGGAGCTGAGGAG AGTGAAGTCCGAGGCCATCATAGCTCGCCGTGAACCCAAAGAAGAGGGGGAGGAT GACAAGATCCCCATGGCGCAGCGCCGCCGCTTCACACGGGTGGAGATGGCCCGTGTGCTTATGGAGCGCAACCAGTACAAGGAGCGGCTGATGGAGCTTCAGGAGGCCGTGCGGTGGACTGAGATGATCAG GGCATCCCGAGAGCACCCATCTGTCCAGGAGAAGAAGAAATCTACCATCTGGCAGTT CTTCAGCCGCCTCTTCAGCTCCTCGTCCAGCCCCCCTCCAGCCAAGCGGTCCTACCCCTCGGTGAACATCCATTACAAGTCGCCCACTACAGCTGGCTTCAGTCAGCGCCGGAGTCATGCCCTGTGCCAGATCTCAGCAGGCAGCCGGCCCCTGGAGTTCTTCCCAGATGA CGACTGTACCTCCTCTGCCAGGCGGGAGCAGAAGCGTGAGCAGTACCGCCAGGTGCGGGAGCACGTGCGCAACGACGACGGGCGGCTGCAGGCCTGCGGTTGGAGCCTGCCGGCCAAGTACAAGCAG CTGAGTCCCAATGGCGGCCAGGAGGACACGCGGATGAAGAACGTGCCTGTCCCTGTGTACTGCCGCCCTCTGGTGGAGAAAGATCCCACCATGAAG CTGTGGTGTGCCGCGGGTGTCAACTTGAGTGGGTGGAAACCCAGCGAGGACCACACTGGGAATGGAGTCAAGCTGGAGCCGGGCTCTGACCCTTTGACCTGCAACCAGGAAGTGGAAGGAGAGGCCAAGAGCAACCATACATCCCCCGAGAAGAAGAAG GCAAAGGAACTTCCTGAGACAGATGCCACCTCCAGCCGGGTGTGGATCCTCACCAGCACCCTGACTACCAGCAAAGTGGTGATCATCGATGCCAACCAGCCAGGCACCGTCGTGGATCAGTTCACCGTCTGCAATGCCCATGTCCTGTGCATCTCCAGCATCCCCG CGGCCAGCGACAGTGACTACCCTCCAGGGGAGATCTTCCTGGACAGTGACGTGAACCCTGAAGACTCTGGCGCAGACGGAGTGCTGGCCGGCATCACCCTAGTGGGCTGTGCCACCCGCTGCAATGTGCCGCGAAGCAACTGCTCCTCCCGAGGGGACACCCCAGTGCTGGACAAGGGCCAGG GGGAGGTGGCTACTGTTGCCAATGGGAAGGTCAACCCATCTCAGTCCACAGAGGAGGCCACAGAGGCCACAGAGGTCCCTGATTCCGGGCCCAGTGAGGCAGAGGCAGCTGCGGTGCGGCCTGGGCCCCTCACAGAACACGTCTTCACTGACCCGGCCCCTGCCCAACCCCCGAGTGCGCAGCCTGGCAG TGAAAATGGGCCGGAGGCCAACTCGAGTGGTGTGCAGCCTGAGCAGGAGCCCAGTGGAGACTCCAAGGGGGCCAGCAGCAGTGCCTTGCCCACCATGTGGCTGGGAGCCCAGAATGGCTG GTTGTATGTGCACTCGGCCGTGTCCAACTGGAAGAAGTGTCTGCACTCCATCAAGCTGAAGGACTCAGTGTTGAGCCTGGT GCACGTGAAAGGACGAGTGCTGGTGGCTCTGGCAGACGGGACTCTAGCCATCTTCCACCGAGGCGAAG ATGGCCAGTGGGACCTGAGCAACTATCACCTCATGGACCTGGGCCACCCACACCACTCCATACGCTGCATGGCAGTTGTGTACGACCGCGTCTGGTGCGGCTACAAGAACAAGGTGCACGTCATCCAGCCCAAGACCATGCAGATAGAG AAGTCATTTGATGCCCACCCACGGCGGGAGAGCCAGGTGAGGCAACTGGCGTGGATTGGCGATGGGGTGTGGGTATCCATCCGCTTGGACTCCACACTGCGGCTGTACCACGCCCACACCCACCAGCACCTGCAGGACGTGGACATCGAGCCCTATGTCAGCAAGATGCTGG gcacaGGCAAGCTGGGCTTCTCTTTTGTGCGCATCACGGCCCTGCTCATTGCGGGAAACCGGCTCTGGGTGGGCACCGGCAACGGAGTTGTCATCTCTATCCCATTGACCGAGA CTGTAGTCCTGCACCGAGGCCAACTCCTGGGGCTCCGAG cCAACAAGACATCCCCTACGTCTGGGGAGGGGGCCCGCCCAGGGGGCGTCATCCATGTGTACGGGGACGACAGCACTGACAAATCGGCTAGCAGTTTCATCCCATACTGCTCCatggcccaggcccagctctgttTCCATGGGCACCGGGATGCTGTCAAGTTCTTTGTCTCCGTGCCAG GGAATGTGTTGGCCACTCTAAATGGCAGCGTGCTGGACAGCCCATCGGAAAGCCCTGGGCCCGCTGCCCCTGCTTCAGATGCCGAGGGCCAGAAGCTGAAGAATGTGCTGGTGCTGAGCGGCGGGGAGGGCTACATTGACTTCCGCATTG GCGACGGAGAAGATGATGAGACGGAGGAGAATGCGGCAGACGTGAGCCAGGTGAAGCCCATGCTGTCCAAGGCTGAGCGCAGCCACATCATCGTGTGGCAGGTGTCCTACTCCCCTGAGTGA